One Mercenaria mercenaria strain notata chromosome 12, MADL_Memer_1, whole genome shotgun sequence DNA segment encodes these proteins:
- the LOC123533400 gene encoding contactin-3-like produces the protein MRTVDPTSLACTAINSTTLQVTWTQASSGTVAGYHLDIERVDGLKVEFGLPIQNCIIFHFQFQSIVLNDITYETYTYYGLGKFATYNVTVHSYYNSGAHGTDYVLSCQTSSDIPDASNFNFSCKGISTSEIECDWNALDTVYWNGNPIAYQLRYLRYTNDYYTDVNLSTSTLTYIISGLYFDTWYVIQLQTVNDAGYSPFTSSPAKTLENKTRYFCYETIPGTLEWSWEEMPCTVYVGIILVFMFLTLLFMLICCCMCCCKGKNETKNNVSVNVL, from the exons ATGC GAACGGTTGATCCGACCAGTTTGGCATGTACAGCAATCAACTCAACAACTTTACAGGTAACATGGACCCAGGCTTCTAGTGGAACAGTTGCCGGGTACCATCTCGATATAGAAAGGGTAGATGGTCTAAAAGTAGAATTCGGATTGCCG atacaaaattgtatcatatttcattttcaatttcagtctATAGTCTTGAACGACATCACTTACGAGACATATACATATTACGGTCTTGGGAAGTTCGCAACATACAATGTTACTGTGCATTCTTATTACAATTCCGGTGCACATGGAACCGACTATGTCCTCTCTTGTCAAACAAGTTCAGACA TACCAGACGCCTCAAACTTCAATTTCTCGTGCAAAGGTATTTCTACTTCCGAGATCGAATGCGACTGGAACGCCTTGGATACAGTCTACTGGAACGGAAATCCAATAG CATATCAGCTGAGATACCTCAGATATACAAATGACTATTACACCGACGTTAACCTGTCAACGTCCACCCTGACGTATATCATCAGCGGTCTTTACTTCGACACGTGGTACGTCATACAGCTTCAGACGGTGAATGACGCCGGATATAGTCCTTTCACGTCAAGTCCCGCTAAAACACTTG AGAAcaaaacacgttatttttgtTACGAGACTATCCCCGGTACATTAGAATGGAGCTGGGAGGAGATGCCATGCACGGTGTATGTGGGAATCATTCTCGTGTTTATGTTCCTGACTTTACTCTTCATGTTGATCTGTTGCTGCATGTGCTGTTGCAAAGGAAAGAACGAAACCAAAAATAACGTATCTGTAAACGTATTGTAA